In the genome of Drosophila kikkawai strain 14028-0561.14 chromosome 2R, DkikHiC1v2, whole genome shotgun sequence, the window CGTCCGCCGAATATGTAGGTCCACTGCGATGCTCCATTTCCTGCCTGCTAACAAGTTTTCTTGTATCTCTCCAGGTACCAAACGATAGATCAACTGCAGCAGTTCCTGGAGACACCCACACAACCCTCCATCGAGTATCTGCAGCAGCTGTGCGCCTCGGCGAAGCCCTTCTACGTCTTCCACTACGATAGCTTTGTAACGCTGCAGTGCGACGATCTGGGAACAGGCCAGAACTATGATCTAATGCATCTGATTACGCCACAGGAGCTGCGGGCCCAGCTACACTATGAGCTGGCCCAGTACTACCTGTACACCAAACAGTATGTCTTGGCCCGAGAAGCGGCCGCCGCCTGCAATAGCAATCTGCAAGCCATACCCCCTCAGACCACGCTCCACTTCTGTCACATACGGCCGGAGGAACTGGAGGGTTTGCTGCAAGCCTGTGGCATCAGTGCTCAGGCTCAGACTCTCCTGGAACGGTTTCAACAATCCCTGCTAAACAATTATGCGGACATTGTGCCCATCCTGCGGTTAGACAATAAAGCCAGGGAAATTCCACTCGTTAGTCGAAGGCAACTGGAACTGGACATCGAGGGCACGCTCTCCACAGGCTTGCTCAAGGAAACCGTCCAGCTCCAACTGCAAGTGGCCGCCTTGAATGTCGTTCGCAACATCTTCGAGTGGGGCAGCATATTTGGCAGCGTGGAGTACTTTGAGAAGTATCGGGAACTGGACTGCCTGCCGCCGCTGGTAGAGGGTCTCCAGGAGGTGCTAGGCTACTGCAGTCCCAAGGAGCAGGAGGCGCTCAAGCAGTTTCTCATTGATTGCTTGATGCATCAGGGAGGACAGTCGCGGCCTCTACTGCAGACAGTGCGGGGGTTTGGCCTTTTTACGGCCGATGAGCTTAAGGATTTGGATGAGCAGATGCTGCAGGCAGCACCGCCAGTGCCCACGAACTCGCTGGCCTCGCTCTCCGACTGGATGTGCCACTCGAAGAGTAAGTGttctcaaaaaaattaatgtcAGTAAGCTTACTTAACGTTCTCATTCTCTCCTCCAGTGAACCGAATAGATGTGGGCGCCTTGGAACGACAACTGATCAGCTGCACCAATGCCAATACAGTGAGGATACTGCTGGTGAAACTCTGCGGCACAGCGCCTGCCAAACCCCTCTGGGCCATCAATCCCAGTTGGGATGTGCCACAGCCCCTAAAGGCCTTGATCATGGCCATGCCAGTTAGCTTCCTGCAGGATTTCAGTTATGTGCTGCTGGGAAAAGCAAGAGAACTGGCAACCAGGGGCAACTACATAGACGCGGTGTCCATGCTCAGCGTACTGAAGTCGGAGACGCAACGGCAGGAGATGGCGGCCAATGTGCAGCTGATGTGCAAGCTGCTCACCTGGGAGATCCTGCATATACAGATTACGCAATGCCTGGAGGAGTGGCACCAGAAGCCGCTGGATCTCCAAGCACTTAGCGGTAGATGTAAGCAATGCTTGGGAGCCCTGCAGGCGGGAGATTCAATCATCCCGCGGCCGGACATCCTCGAGAGCTGTGCGATCATGCTGCTCAACCTTACGGAATTCCCACCTCTACTTTACCTGGACAAGCGGGCAGGTCCGCTGGAAATGCCGCTGGCCTTTGCCGCCACCTTCATCGAGATGGAGAAGATGAAGGGCCCCAAGAAGGTGTGTCGCGACTCCTGGGAGCTTATGCTAAGCATGTTCCTTAATGTCCCCAAGCGGGCTTCGTCGGGTATGGGCGGGATCAGCTCTCTGCAGGCCTTCCTGCAACGCATCCGTCACCAGAGCGTCTTTGGGCTGGCCATTTCCATGCTGGGCAAGATCCATAACATCCTCAAGGACGATCCCAATCATGATCTGAGCTGCGAGTATATGCAGCTGTGGCCCACGAGCATAAACAAGTAAAAAGTTTATCCTTTAGATGATATAATGCCAGGCTAATCCTCTCGGTTTTCCCCATTTCAGCCCCATCAGCTACAGCTTGAGGAGCGTCTGCGAGATCCTTCAATGGCTGCTATCCGAGGCCTTGGCCTACTATCCCCAAACCATATCCTGGCTAAAGATGAAGGGCGACCTAGACCTGGCCATTGGCAACAATGAGTCCGCCATGCGCTGCTATGTGAACGCTTTGGTCACCGGAACGGATTACTGCACGATGCCGCTGCAAAGGAATGTGGCCGATGACTATGTCATCCGCAAGATGATTCGGTGTGCCGCCAATCTTGGCTGCCACATGCAGGCCACAGTTCTGTGCCAGTTTCTCGATGAAATCGACTACGGCATTGTGTTTAAGAATCTCAGCGAGAAGTCGTCGAATTTCACGGACGCCATGGATGCGTATTACAGCTGCATTTGGGACACAACGCTGCTGGAGTTCATAGTCAACCTGCACGCGAAACGAGGCGAGCACAGTCGGAAACTGGAAGCGGTAAGAAGCGGTAGCTATATGGTACCAGTGGGAAATGATCTTTATCTGTTTATTTTCCATCAAAACAGATCTCCATGATGGGCACCCTGGAGCTGAATGCAAACAACAACGAGGAGATCAAACGAGAGAGCGCCATGGTGCGGAAATCGAGATTTCTGCGCGCTTTGGCCAAGCAGTATTTGCTGTAGTCCCCGCACGCAGCCCAGCTACCTAGGAATCCTTAGAATCCAAGCTCTTAATTCAAAATCCAATATATCCATAATCCAACATCCCAACCTCACCGCGCCCACAAGCAGACCAACTAGGATTAAGCTCAAAGatgtagtttttattattgtatgCGTAGGCTTTAAATACGGAtaagtttaatattaaaagaattGTATGTTTTTTCCAGACCACAACCAGAGTTTCCTACTTGGGCCTTCTGCCACGAGCTCCGCCCCCGCTGGTCTTGGCCTTCTTGTTGTTGGCACTCTTCTTGGCCTCCTCGGCCTTCCGTTTGGCAGCATTGATGGCACTCGGTGTACTGGGCAGGGTCTTGAAGAAGCTATCGAGTCGCACCTGGGTCTGGGCCTGTTTCGATTTGAGAAGTTTCTTGGCGCCGCTGCGAACGCGTTCCTCATTGAACTGCCGGTCGCCGCAGAGGAACTTGACCAGACCCTCCTCGTCGGGTTCCGTCCACTTGAGATCGATGTTCTCGGCATTGGCCACCTCCGGTTCGATGAACAGCTCGCGCGCCACCTTGTAGTTCCAGTTCTCGGGCACTGTGTACTTGCTGGTATCCAAATTGTCCAGTATGGTCTCGATATCCCTGTAATTGTTGATCAGCTCAATGGCTCGCTTGGGCCCGATGCCCTTGATGCTCTCGCAGTAATCGCAACCGAGCAGGATGCAGAGATCGATAAACTCCCGGCTGTTGATGGACAGACCCTCGAGCAGCTTGTCGTAATTGAACTCCTTGACGGGCATTTTGCGTGCCTCGCTGTAGGTAAGGTATCGCAGCAGCTTCGTGGAGCCGAAGGTAAGGGCATCCATATCCTCCGTGGCAGTGGCATAGACCTTGCCCGCCTTGACCAAGGCAGCGCACTGCGCCTCCGCCTCGCAGGGAGCCTCCACAAAGGGCACGCCCATAAGCGAGAGCAACTCCTTGGCCTCATTGGCGTGATCCTTGGTCACACGCACCAATCGGCGATTGAACTTCTCGATGCCGGCATCATCTCCCGCATCCGTGGCCGCTTTCAAAGCCTTCTCCGCTTCCTCCCTTCGCTCGGCTCGCTTGGCCAGCTCTCCGGACTTTAGATCTGGGGGTTTGCCATCGAAAACATACACCGGCTTGATTCCGTTGTCCAGCAAACGGATGGTGCGATAGAACATGCCCATCAAGTGGGAAGTGGGATCACCATTTACACTGGCCAACTGGGCGCCCTCGGCACGCACAGCGATGAGAAACTGATACAGGCACATACTAGCATCAATGGCCACCTTGCGACCTTTAGAAGAAAATAGAACAAACTAGGAATTAGTTCTATAATTAAAGAAAGCGTAGGTAACTCACCGAAGAAGTTCTTGATCTCACTTTCGCGAATGGCCTGCGGGGCCAAGTCGGCGATGAGCTTGGATAAGCCCAAAATTCCCATGGCAGTCTAGTTATTCCAAATCAGAAGAATATAAACAAATGTTGGATTTTAGGAGGCAATGCCAACGTTTTGccaaaattgttttgtttgcaaaaACACGCCGCGCGCTTTTTCTGTTCCAGTGGGACCGTATggcacaaaaaccaaaaaccaaaatatcGGAAACCAGCACAATCAAATATAACGCTCGAAaactataaaattttaattttgcgattaaataaatctcaaaaagtaacaattaaaaatgtgttaaaataaatataaaattacatAATCGTTTATTTAACGTTATAAACCCCTTAAAAGCCCACCAAAACTACGCCAGAAAAGAACACCCTTTATGCGGCGTGGCATTTTTTAGTACCTGCCGCCCGCGATACTATCGCACCACTTCTAGTGACCAGATTGAATGTGTGTCGGCTGacggaaaaacagaaaaaccaTTAGAATTATGGTATGTAAATTGCTAAAAAAGCATTGAAAACTCGCCGGAAAGTGCAAGTAGGGTGGGCGCATAGAAAACGGCCCGATCGGAAAGGTGTTTTGTGTGTAAATAAAGCGCAACAAATTCTCCGCCACCGTGTGGATGCAAAGTGCCCGACTATCGGTTCTCTCCCCGCTCATTTATGTGTGTATAAACATGGCGTCG includes:
- the IntS8 gene encoding integrator complex subunit 8 → MDDPLKPKPVPLAAETVLWFEFLLDPHKITQHLQRPHPEPSAMELIMQFISMTPDTAMASVVTPGSDLQSLAVPGSGGPIPGVVGGANAPTPAASAALIVPPIPQIAGENGLQLTRKQLALKILELKVATWLKWDLDALEKNLPVFMQLALLRDLCTISYGRPLGIPLPSEFDMKISAAGNERAARFALTIYHRLLLRLQLIKEQALKTQRPPNMYQTIDQLQQFLETPTQPSIEYLQQLCASAKPFYVFHYDSFVTLQCDDLGTGQNYDLMHLITPQELRAQLHYELAQYYLYTKQYVLAREAAAACNSNLQAIPPQTTLHFCHIRPEELEGLLQACGISAQAQTLLERFQQSLLNNYADIVPILRLDNKAREIPLVSRRQLELDIEGTLSTGLLKETVQLQLQVAALNVVRNIFEWGSIFGSVEYFEKYRELDCLPPLVEGLQEVLGYCSPKEQEALKQFLIDCLMHQGGQSRPLLQTVRGFGLFTADELKDLDEQMLQAAPPVPTNSLASLSDWMCHSKMNRIDVGALERQLISCTNANTVRILLVKLCGTAPAKPLWAINPSWDVPQPLKALIMAMPVSFLQDFSYVLLGKARELATRGNYIDAVSMLSVLKSETQRQEMAANVQLMCKLLTWEILHIQITQCLEEWHQKPLDLQALSGRCKQCLGALQAGDSIIPRPDILESCAIMLLNLTEFPPLLYLDKRAGPLEMPLAFAATFIEMEKMKGPKKVCRDSWELMLSMFLNVPKRASSGMGGISSLQAFLQRIRHQSVFGLAISMLGKIHNILKDDPNHDLSCEYMQLWPTSINNPISYSLRSVCEILQWLLSEALAYYPQTISWLKMKGDLDLAIGNNESAMRCYVNALVTGTDYCTMPLQRNVADDYVIRKMIRCAANLGCHMQATVLCQFLDEIDYGIVFKNLSEKSSNFTDAMDAYYSCIWDTTLLEFIVNLHAKRGEHSRKLEAISMMGTLELNANNNEEIKRESAMVRKSRFLRALAKQYLL
- the Fen1 gene encoding flap endonuclease 1, translated to MGILGLSKLIADLAPQAIRESEIKNFFGRKVAIDASMCLYQFLIAVRAEGAQLASVNGDPTSHLMGMFYRTIRLLDNGIKPVYVFDGKPPDLKSGELAKRAERREEAEKALKAATDAGDDAGIEKFNRRLVRVTKDHANEAKELLSLMGVPFVEAPCEAEAQCAALVKAGKVYATATEDMDALTFGSTKLLRYLTYSEARKMPVKEFNYDKLLEGLSINSREFIDLCILLGCDYCESIKGIGPKRAIELINNYRDIETILDNLDTSKYTVPENWNYKVARELFIEPEVANAENIDLKWTEPDEEGLVKFLCGDRQFNEERVRSGAKKLLKSKQAQTQVRLDSFFKTLPSTPSAINAAKRKAEEAKKSANNKKAKTSGGGARGRRPK